A genome region from Triticum aestivum cultivar Chinese Spring chromosome 2B, IWGSC CS RefSeq v2.1, whole genome shotgun sequence includes the following:
- the LOC123045664 gene encoding amino acid transporter AVT1I — translation MSHAVPLLGRKEAARPEQAAQNGARNDGSASFVRTCLNGVNALSGVGVLSVPYALSEGGWLSLLLLAAVAAACWYTGLLVGRCMDADPAIRTYPDIGQRAFGSPGRLLVSSFLYAEVYLVAVGFLILDGDNLDKLFPDSSLALGPVSLAGKQLFVVLVALMVAPTTWLRSLGVLAYVSAAGVFASVVVVLSVLWVAAVDGVGFSGRGATTPLRLAGLPTALGLYTFCYCGHAVFPTLYTCMKQKSQFPKMLAICFLLCTLNYGSMAVLGYLMYGDGVQSQVTLNLPAARLGSKIAIYTTLVNPLAKYALMVTPIATVIEERIYVAVGQGAAVSVAVRTLLVLSTVVVAIALPFFGYLMALVGSFLSVGVCMLLPCVCYLRIFGAPSIKCCRTAMEAAAIFGILALGALAAVTGTYSSVMQIIHHL, via the exons ATGAGCCATGCCGTGCCGCTTCTCGGGAGGAAAGAGGCCGCGCGGCCGGAGCAGGCGGCGCAAAACGGGGCTCGGAACGACGGCAGTGCCAGCTTCGTGCGAACTTGCCTCAACGGCGTCAACGCCCTGTCAG GCGTTGGGGTGCTGTCGGTGCCCTACGCGCTGTCGGAGGGTGGGTGGCTGAGCCTGCTGCTGCTGGCCGCCGTGGCTGCCGCCTGCTGGTACACCGGCCTCCTCGTCGGGCGCTGCATGGACGCCGACCCGGCAATCCGGACGTACCCGGACATAGGCCAGCGCGCCTTCGGGTCCCCCGGCCGCCTGCTCGTGTCATCTTTCCTGTACGCCGAAGTCTACCTCGTCGCCGTCGGCTTCCTCATCCTCGACGGGGACAACCTCGACAAACTCTTCCCGGACTCCAGCCTCGCCCTGGGGCCCGTGTCGCTCGCGGGGAAGCAGCTCTTCGTCGTGCTCGTCGCGCTCATGGTCGCGCCCACGACGTGGCTGCGCAGTCTGGGCGTGCTCGCGTACGTATCCGCAGCAGGCGTGTTCGCGTCGGTCGTCGTCGTCCTCAGCGTGCTCTGGGTGGCGGCCGTCGACGGCGTCGGGTTCTCCGGGCGAGGCGCTACTACGCCGCTGCGGCTCGCCGGCCTCCCCACCGCTCTCGGCCTCTACACCTTCTGCTACTGCGGCCACGCCGTGTTCCCGACGCTGTACACATGTATGAAGCAAAAGTCCCAGTTCCCAAAG ATGCTGGCGATATGCTTTCTGCTGTGCACGCTCAACTACGGCTCAATGGCCGTGCTCGGGTACCTCATGTACGGCGACGGCGTGCAGTCCCAGGTGACGCTCAACCTGCCGGCGGCGAGGCTCGGCTCCAAGATCGCCATATACACGACGCTGGTGAACCCGCTGGCCAAGTACGCGCTCATGGTTACGCCGATCGCAACGGTCATCGAGGAGAGGATCTATGTCGCGGTAGGCCAGGGCGCCGCGGTCTCCGTGGCGGTGAGGACGCTGCTGGTGCTCAGCACGGTGGTCGTGGCGATCGCCTTGCCGTTCTTCGGCTACCTCATGGCGCTAGTGGGGTCCTTCCTCAGCGTCGGCGTGTGCATGCTCCTGCCATGCGTCTGCTACCTCAGGATCTTCGGGGCACCGTCCATCAAGTGTTGTCgcaccgccatggaggccgccgCGATCTTCGGGATACTGGCGTTGGGCGCGCTAGCGGCTGTGACAGGCACGTACTCTTCTGTGATGCAAATTATCCACCACTTGTAA